The stretch of DNA TGCATCGACTGCGGCCTGTGCGAGGAGGTCTGCCCGGCCAAAATCCCCCTTCGGGCCCTCTACAAGCGGGTCAACGGCCTGGTGGAAGAGATCTTCGATTACAAGACCGGGCTGCCCGACGGGCTTTCGCCTTTCAGCATGCTGGGTGAGGAAAGCGCCCTACCCACGGGCAAGCGCTGACCCCGACGGTTCCTCTCTTCCCTCCAGATTGCGGATAAAAAAAACCCCCGCGCTGCCAGTCAGCCGGGGGGTTTTGGTTTTCTGGATCTGTTGTGCTTTCAGGCGGCGGAGCTGGCTTCCGCCGCTGGGGCCTTTTCCACGGCCCGCAAGGCGGCCTGGAGGCCCGTGTCCTGCAGCTGCCGGTCCGTGAGGCCCAGACGCTGGGGGGCGATCCCCAGGCACAGCCCCAGCAGCTGGTGGTAGTAGAGGGCTGGCGGCAGGCCGTCGGCTTGATCCGCCCGTGCCGCGCGGGCGTGGATCCAGTCGAACTGGATCTGGCAGTAGGGGCAGATGACGCACACCAGGTCGGCCCCGGCGCGGCCCGCCGCGTCCAGCTTGGCCCGCCCCAGGCTTTCGGCCAGGGCGTCATTGACGCCCGCCATGGGGGATCCGCAGCATTCCAGCTTTTTCTCCCAGGGCACACTCCGGGCGCCGGTGAGCGCCACCAGGTCATCGAACTTTTTCGGCGCCAGGGGGTGGTCGAAGGCCACCACGTTGGAGGGCCGCAGCAGGTGACAGCCGTAGTGGGTGGCCACCTTGAGCCCGTTGTAGGTGGCCTTCAGACGTTTTTGGATGGCGCCCGCACCCAGCAGTTCGTGATAGGTCTCCAGCAGGCTGAAGACCTGCACCTCGCGGCGGTAATAGAGTCCCTCCTTGGACAGCATCGCGTTGATCTCCCGCAGCAGGCCGGCATCCTCGCCCAGCAGCTGCTGAGCCTGTTTCAGGCTCCCGTAGCAGCAGTTGCAGCTGGTGGTGATGTCCAGGTAGCGCTTTTCGGCGAGCGCCAGGTTGCGCGCCGCCGAGAGGAGGTAGGCCTTGAGATCGTAGTTTTTCAGCGGGTAGCCGCAGCAACCGAAGGCTTGGACGTCATCGAAGACCACCCCCAGGGCGCCCAGCACCGCGTCGGTGGCGGTCTCGTAGTGCTGGAGTCTGAGGGAGGTGACGCAACAGCGGAACATCGCGAGTCTTTTCATTGGACCCCTTTCCGATCGGCGGACGCAGCTGCAAGCGCCCTGGAAATCGCCTGGTTCTTGAGCACGTAGAGGACGTCCGCCACCCGAACCGATTGCGGGCACTGTTCCTGACACTGGTAGCAGCCCACACAATCCCAGAGCATCGGGGAATCGAAAATCAGGTCCCACTGCCGCAGCTTGACGGCGTACATGATCTGGTGCGGGAGCAGCCCCAGCTTGGCCGCCTCTTCGGGGGTGTCGCGCACCACCGGGCAGGCGCTGGTGCAGGTCATGCAGCGGTAGCAGGCGGCGTAGGCCTCGGGTTGCATCCACTGGCCGGCGAGGGCGAACACCTTTTCAGGGCCGGGTACCGGCAAAGGCTGCGGGTCGCGTCGGAATTCGGCCAGCCGCCCGCCGCCGGCGGCCCCCAGGGCGGTATCCAGGGGTTCACGGTAGCCGTTAGTGTCCAGCGCAGGACCGGCGGTAACCCCGCGGTGGACCGACAGCGGTGAGAGCAGGAGGAACTCCGGAACGCCTTTCCGGAGGACCGTCTCCTTGACCGCCGCCCACAGGTCGGTCAACTGGATCCCCGCCGGGCAGGCCTCGGTGCAGCGGTTGCAGCTGGTGCAGAGGTGCAGGCCCTCCTGCAGCAGGCGCAG from Desulfobacteraceae bacterium encodes:
- a CDS encoding CoB--CoM heterodisulfide reductase iron-sulfur subunit B family protein, whose translation is MKRLAMFRCCVTSLRLQHYETATDAVLGALGVVFDDVQAFGCCGYPLKNYDLKAYLLSAARNLALAEKRYLDITTSCNCCYGSLKQAQQLLGEDAGLLREINAMLSKEGLYYRREVQVFSLLETYHELLGAGAIQKRLKATYNGLKVATHYGCHLLRPSNVVAFDHPLAPKKFDDLVALTGARSVPWEKKLECCGSPMAGVNDALAESLGRAKLDAAGRAGADLVCVICPYCQIQFDWIHARAARADQADGLPPALYYHQLLGLCLGIAPQRLGLTDRQLQDTGLQAALRAVEKAPAAEASSAA